One segment of Synchiropus splendidus isolate RoL2022-P1 chromosome 4, RoL_Sspl_1.0, whole genome shotgun sequence DNA contains the following:
- the arhgef1a gene encoding rho guanine nucleotide exchange factor 1a isoform X2, whose protein sequence is MSRVASQTKLRQERMREIYLRNKERELMREREIEAREKEARYSNGHLFTSLTVSGTMLCYACNKSITAKEALSCMTCTATIHNRCRDTLPNCAKVKQRQQKTALTRSNSALNNVTLRTRTPGIQQRPSSAIYHSDSRRQTLLGSRPARSGLSLSKSISTNNILGSLTDDSPLGLSRILSQSTDSLSFRTRAISMESLNEDGDNFYRSVLEELQLEGEEFQADSWSMAVDSHYLQMHRKNVIKRQDVIYELIQTEVHHMRTLRIMERIFQQGILEELQLDPVSVQVLFPCLEQLISIHSHFLKQLLSRRKSCLQNDSSCNFIISRLGDLLLEQFSGQCAIDMKKTYAEYCSRHLKAVKLYKELMARDKRFQNFVRRVTREPWLRCHGFQECILLVTQRISKYPVLIQRILDNTSDDEEEELCLTQALASVRELLSDIDQQIEVLEKTQRMQEIQSKLDQRAEVRVRDGGLFRPGELLRRKLVHEGTMFWKTSGSRSKEVHVLLMNDILVFLLEKDHRYLFPCLGKPPVLSLQNLIVRDIANQERGMYLISDSSPPEMYEVHAVSKEDKKVWICHILQSVSKCPSREEFPFIETEQKAYLRRLKADIQQKDRELLDLLQTRVMLFCELARMANGHEDLQPPVTRYLFRADTPQAPQAEKLLLNATAEVDRLSELLLGPSGEDVCHNHMDSSKTRNTDVILNGAPESLRDEVCQRLMDLGMQLHALQAAVIKQDSILELLLPTAAGGSSLSREGSCWDINVGATIGELTLLQRQHSLLQDELLRLRDAETRFKDSERARSKLELQVQQLKSGSVNHASCADHQPLDQSLSPQCVSDVEVDVISEDDEGTTSERTSDFQEEM, encoded by the exons ATGTCCAGAGTTGCCAGTCAAACCAAACTGCGGCAAGAAAGGATGAGGGAGATCTACTTGAGG AACAAAGAGCGAGAGCTgatgagagagcgagagattgAGGCGAGAGAAAAAGAAGCCCGATACAGCAATGGCCATCTCTTCACGTCCCTCACGGTGTCCGGAACAATGCTCTGTTACGCCTGCAATAAGAGCATCACTGCCAAGGAAGCATTAAGCTGCATGA CATGCACCGCTACCATCCACAACAGGTGTCGGGACACTTTGCCAAACTGTGCCAAAGTGAAACAGCGA CAGCAGAAAACGGCCCTGACACGGAGCAACTCCGCCTTGAACAATGTCACACTGCGCACCAGAA CTCCAGGGATACAGCAGCGTCCTAGCTCCGCCATCTACCACTCTGACAGTCGCAGGCAGACTCTGCTTGGGTCCCGTCCTGCTCGCTCTGGTTTGTCACTGTCAAAGAGTATATCCACCAACAACATACTCGG GTCCCTGACAGATGACTCCCCTTTAGGACTGAGCAGGATCCTGTCCCAGTCTACTGACTCTCTCAGCTTCAGGACCAGAGCCATCTCAATGGAGTCTCTTAACGAAGATG GGGACAACTTCTACAGGTCTGTGCTGGAAGAACTGCAGCTGGAGGGCGAGGAATTCCAGGCGGACTCATGGAGCATGGCCGTGGACAGCCATTACCTGCAGATGCACCGCAAAAATGTAATCAAAAGGCAGGATGTCATCTATG AGCTCATCCAGACCGAGGTGCATCACATGCGAACACTTCGCATCATGGAGCGCATCTTCCAGCAGGGCATACTGGAGGAGCTTCAGCTGGACCCCGTTTCTGTCCAGGTCTTGTTCCCCTGCTTGGAACAGTTGATCAGCATTCACTCCCACTTCCTGAAACAACTTCTGTCCCGCCGCAAGAGCTGCTTGCAGAACGATTCAAGTTGCAACTTTATCATCAGCcgccttggagacctgctgctggagcag TTTTCAGGTCAGTGTGCAATTGATATGAAGAAGACCTACGCTGAGTATTGTAGCCGCCATTTGAAGGCTGTGAAATTGTACAAGGAACTAATGGCCAGAGACAAGAGGTTTCAGAACTTTGTTCGG CGAGTGACTCGGGAACCTTGGCTTCGCTGCCATGGTTTTCAAGAATGCATCTTGCTGGTGACACAGAGAATTTCCAAGTATCCAGTGCTCATTCAACGGATACTGGATAACACCTCAG atgatgaagaagaagaactttgTCTGACCCAGGCTCTAGCCAGTGTACGAGAACTTCTGAGTGACATTGACCAGCAG ataGAGGTTTTAGAGAAGACACAGCGCATGCAGGAAATTCAATCCAAACTGGATCAGAGAGCTGAAGTCCGGGTAAGAGATGGGGGTCTCTTTCGGCCTGGAGAGCTGCTACGACGTAAACTTGTCCATGAAGGAACAATGTTCTGGAAGACGTCCGGATCCAGATCCAAAG AAGTGCATGTCTTGCTGATGAATGACATTCTGGTGTTTCTGCTGGAGAAGGACCACAGGTACCTCTTTCCATGCTTG GGTAAACCTCCAGTGCTGTCGCTTCAAAATCTTATCGTGAGAGATATTGCAAATCAGGAGCGCGGCATGTACCTTATCAGCGATTCTTCGCCACCTGAGATGTATGAGGTTCATGCTGTCTCCAAGGAAGACAAGAAGGTCTGGATATGCCACATCCTGCAGAGTGTCAGCAA ATGCCCATCAAGAGAGGAGTTCCCCTTCATAGAAACTGAGCAGAAGGCCTACTTGAGGAGACTCAAAG CGGACATCCAGCAGAAGGATCGGGAACTATTAGACCTATTACAGACCAGAGTGATGCTGTTCTGTGAGCTTGCCCGGATGGCAAATGGCCACGAGGATCTACAGCCACCTGTTACCCGCTACCTGTTCAGAGCCGACACTCCTCAGGCACCTCAAGCAGAAAAACTCTTGCTGAATGCAACGGCTGAAG TGGACAGACTGAGTGAGCTGCTTCTGGGTCCAAGTGGAGAGGATGTCTGTCACAATCACATGGATTCATCTAAAACTA GAAATACCGATGTCATACTCAATGGTGCTCCTGAATCTCTAAGGGACGAG GTGTGTCAGAGGCTGATGGATCTGGGAATGCAGCTCCATGCTCTGCAG GCTGCTGTCATCAAACAAGACTCAATCCTAGAGCTTCTCCTCCCCacggcagcagggggcagctcACTCAGCAGAGAAGGCAGCTGCTGGGACATAAATGTAGGAGCCACTATTGGAGAGCTCACTCTTCTGCAGAGGCAACACAGTTTGCTTCAAGATGAACTTCTAAGACTGCGAGATGCAGAGACTCGCTTTAAGGACAGTGAGAGGGCACGATCCAAGTTGGAACTTCAGGTCCAACAACTGAAG TCTGGGAGCGTCAATCACGCATCATGTGCAGACCACCAGCCACTCGACCAATCACTGAGTCCTCAGTGTGTTAGTGATGTGGAGGTGGACGTGATCTCAGAGGACGATGAGGGGACAACATCCGAAAGAACCAGTG ATTTTCAAGAGGAGATGTGA
- the arhgef1a gene encoding rho guanine nucleotide exchange factor 1a isoform X3: MSRVASQTKLRQERMREIYLRNKERELMREREIEAREKEARYSNGHLFTSLTVSGTMLCYACNKSITAKEALSCMTCTATIHNRCRDTLPNCAKVKQRQKTALTRSNSALNNVTLRTRTPGIQQRPSSAIYHSDSRRQTLLGSRPARSGLSLSKSISTNNILGSLTDDSPLGLSRILSQSTDSLSFRTRAISMESLNEDGDNFYRSVLEELQLEGEEFQADSWSMAVDSHYLQMHRKNVIKRQDVIYELIQTEVHHMRTLRIMERIFQQGILEELQLDPVSVQVLFPCLEQLISIHSHFLKQLLSRRKSCLQNDSSCNFIISRLGDLLLEQFSGQCAIDMKKTYAEYCSRHLKAVKLYKELMARDKRFQNFVRRVTREPWLRCHGFQECILLVTQRISKYPVLIQRILDNTSDDEEEELCLTQALASVRELLSDIDQQIEVLEKTQRMQEIQSKLDQRAEVRVRDGGLFRPGELLRRKLVHEGTMFWKTSGSRSKEVHVLLMNDILVFLLEKDHRYLFPCLGKPPVLSLQNLIVRDIANQERGMYLISDSSPPEMYEVHAVSKEDKKVWICHILQSVSKCPSREEFPFIETEQKAYLRRLKADIQQKDRELLDLLQTRVMLFCELARMANGHEDLQPPVTRYLFRADTPQAPQAEKLLLNATAEVDRLSELLLGPSGEDVCHNHMDSSKTRNTDVILNGAPESLRDEVCQRLMDLGMQLHALQAAVIKQDSILELLLPTAAGGSSLSREGSCWDINVGATIGELTLLQRQHSLLQDELLRLRDAETRFKDSERARSKLELQVQQLKSGSVNHASCADHQPLDQSLSPQCVSDVEVDVISEDDEGTTSERTSDFQEEM, from the exons ATGTCCAGAGTTGCCAGTCAAACCAAACTGCGGCAAGAAAGGATGAGGGAGATCTACTTGAGG AACAAAGAGCGAGAGCTgatgagagagcgagagattgAGGCGAGAGAAAAAGAAGCCCGATACAGCAATGGCCATCTCTTCACGTCCCTCACGGTGTCCGGAACAATGCTCTGTTACGCCTGCAATAAGAGCATCACTGCCAAGGAAGCATTAAGCTGCATGA CATGCACCGCTACCATCCACAACAGGTGTCGGGACACTTTGCCAAACTGTGCCAAAGTGAAACAGCGA CAGAAAACGGCCCTGACACGGAGCAACTCCGCCTTGAACAATGTCACACTGCGCACCAGAA CTCCAGGGATACAGCAGCGTCCTAGCTCCGCCATCTACCACTCTGACAGTCGCAGGCAGACTCTGCTTGGGTCCCGTCCTGCTCGCTCTGGTTTGTCACTGTCAAAGAGTATATCCACCAACAACATACTCGG GTCCCTGACAGATGACTCCCCTTTAGGACTGAGCAGGATCCTGTCCCAGTCTACTGACTCTCTCAGCTTCAGGACCAGAGCCATCTCAATGGAGTCTCTTAACGAAGATG GGGACAACTTCTACAGGTCTGTGCTGGAAGAACTGCAGCTGGAGGGCGAGGAATTCCAGGCGGACTCATGGAGCATGGCCGTGGACAGCCATTACCTGCAGATGCACCGCAAAAATGTAATCAAAAGGCAGGATGTCATCTATG AGCTCATCCAGACCGAGGTGCATCACATGCGAACACTTCGCATCATGGAGCGCATCTTCCAGCAGGGCATACTGGAGGAGCTTCAGCTGGACCCCGTTTCTGTCCAGGTCTTGTTCCCCTGCTTGGAACAGTTGATCAGCATTCACTCCCACTTCCTGAAACAACTTCTGTCCCGCCGCAAGAGCTGCTTGCAGAACGATTCAAGTTGCAACTTTATCATCAGCcgccttggagacctgctgctggagcag TTTTCAGGTCAGTGTGCAATTGATATGAAGAAGACCTACGCTGAGTATTGTAGCCGCCATTTGAAGGCTGTGAAATTGTACAAGGAACTAATGGCCAGAGACAAGAGGTTTCAGAACTTTGTTCGG CGAGTGACTCGGGAACCTTGGCTTCGCTGCCATGGTTTTCAAGAATGCATCTTGCTGGTGACACAGAGAATTTCCAAGTATCCAGTGCTCATTCAACGGATACTGGATAACACCTCAG atgatgaagaagaagaactttgTCTGACCCAGGCTCTAGCCAGTGTACGAGAACTTCTGAGTGACATTGACCAGCAG ataGAGGTTTTAGAGAAGACACAGCGCATGCAGGAAATTCAATCCAAACTGGATCAGAGAGCTGAAGTCCGGGTAAGAGATGGGGGTCTCTTTCGGCCTGGAGAGCTGCTACGACGTAAACTTGTCCATGAAGGAACAATGTTCTGGAAGACGTCCGGATCCAGATCCAAAG AAGTGCATGTCTTGCTGATGAATGACATTCTGGTGTTTCTGCTGGAGAAGGACCACAGGTACCTCTTTCCATGCTTG GGTAAACCTCCAGTGCTGTCGCTTCAAAATCTTATCGTGAGAGATATTGCAAATCAGGAGCGCGGCATGTACCTTATCAGCGATTCTTCGCCACCTGAGATGTATGAGGTTCATGCTGTCTCCAAGGAAGACAAGAAGGTCTGGATATGCCACATCCTGCAGAGTGTCAGCAA ATGCCCATCAAGAGAGGAGTTCCCCTTCATAGAAACTGAGCAGAAGGCCTACTTGAGGAGACTCAAAG CGGACATCCAGCAGAAGGATCGGGAACTATTAGACCTATTACAGACCAGAGTGATGCTGTTCTGTGAGCTTGCCCGGATGGCAAATGGCCACGAGGATCTACAGCCACCTGTTACCCGCTACCTGTTCAGAGCCGACACTCCTCAGGCACCTCAAGCAGAAAAACTCTTGCTGAATGCAACGGCTGAAG TGGACAGACTGAGTGAGCTGCTTCTGGGTCCAAGTGGAGAGGATGTCTGTCACAATCACATGGATTCATCTAAAACTA GAAATACCGATGTCATACTCAATGGTGCTCCTGAATCTCTAAGGGACGAG GTGTGTCAGAGGCTGATGGATCTGGGAATGCAGCTCCATGCTCTGCAG GCTGCTGTCATCAAACAAGACTCAATCCTAGAGCTTCTCCTCCCCacggcagcagggggcagctcACTCAGCAGAGAAGGCAGCTGCTGGGACATAAATGTAGGAGCCACTATTGGAGAGCTCACTCTTCTGCAGAGGCAACACAGTTTGCTTCAAGATGAACTTCTAAGACTGCGAGATGCAGAGACTCGCTTTAAGGACAGTGAGAGGGCACGATCCAAGTTGGAACTTCAGGTCCAACAACTGAAG TCTGGGAGCGTCAATCACGCATCATGTGCAGACCACCAGCCACTCGACCAATCACTGAGTCCTCAGTGTGTTAGTGATGTGGAGGTGGACGTGATCTCAGAGGACGATGAGGGGACAACATCCGAAAGAACCAGTG ATTTTCAAGAGGAGATGTGA
- the arhgef1a gene encoding rho guanine nucleotide exchange factor 1a isoform X1 translates to MSRVASQTKLRQERMREIYLRNKERELMREREIEAREKEARYSNGHLFTSLTVSGTMLCYACNKSITAKEALSCMTCTATIHNRCRDTLPNCAKVKQRQQKTALTRSNSALNNVTLRTRTPGIQQRPSSAIYHSDSRRQTLLGSRPARSGLSLSKSISTNNILGSLTDDSPLGLSRILSQSTDSLSFRTRAISMESLNEDGDNFYRSVLEELQLEGEEFQADSWSMAVDSHYLQMHRKNVIKRQDVIYELIQTEVHHMRTLRIMERIFQQGILEELQLDPVSVQVLFPCLEQLISIHSHFLKQLLSRRKSCLQNDSSCNFIISRLGDLLLEQFSGQCAIDMKKTYAEYCSRHLKAVKLYKELMARDKRFQNFVRRVTREPWLRCHGFQECILLVTQRISKYPVLIQRILDNTSDDEEEELCLTQALASVRELLSDIDQQIEVLEKTQRMQEIQSKLDQRAEVRVRDGGLFRPGELLRRKLVHEGTMFWKTSGSRSKEVHVLLMNDILVFLLEKDHRYLFPCLGKPPVLSLQNLIVRDIANQERGMYLISDSSPPEMYEVHAVSKEDKKVWICHILQSVSKYAFSSTFEAIQRDEQCLTQNCGFRCPSREEFPFIETEQKAYLRRLKADIQQKDRELLDLLQTRVMLFCELARMANGHEDLQPPVTRYLFRADTPQAPQAEKLLLNATAEVDRLSELLLGPSGEDVCHNHMDSSKTRNTDVILNGAPESLRDEVCQRLMDLGMQLHALQAAVIKQDSILELLLPTAAGGSSLSREGSCWDINVGATIGELTLLQRQHSLLQDELLRLRDAETRFKDSERARSKLELQVQQLKSGSVNHASCADHQPLDQSLSPQCVSDVEVDVISEDDEGTTSERTSDFQEEM, encoded by the exons ATGTCCAGAGTTGCCAGTCAAACCAAACTGCGGCAAGAAAGGATGAGGGAGATCTACTTGAGG AACAAAGAGCGAGAGCTgatgagagagcgagagattgAGGCGAGAGAAAAAGAAGCCCGATACAGCAATGGCCATCTCTTCACGTCCCTCACGGTGTCCGGAACAATGCTCTGTTACGCCTGCAATAAGAGCATCACTGCCAAGGAAGCATTAAGCTGCATGA CATGCACCGCTACCATCCACAACAGGTGTCGGGACACTTTGCCAAACTGTGCCAAAGTGAAACAGCGA CAGCAGAAAACGGCCCTGACACGGAGCAACTCCGCCTTGAACAATGTCACACTGCGCACCAGAA CTCCAGGGATACAGCAGCGTCCTAGCTCCGCCATCTACCACTCTGACAGTCGCAGGCAGACTCTGCTTGGGTCCCGTCCTGCTCGCTCTGGTTTGTCACTGTCAAAGAGTATATCCACCAACAACATACTCGG GTCCCTGACAGATGACTCCCCTTTAGGACTGAGCAGGATCCTGTCCCAGTCTACTGACTCTCTCAGCTTCAGGACCAGAGCCATCTCAATGGAGTCTCTTAACGAAGATG GGGACAACTTCTACAGGTCTGTGCTGGAAGAACTGCAGCTGGAGGGCGAGGAATTCCAGGCGGACTCATGGAGCATGGCCGTGGACAGCCATTACCTGCAGATGCACCGCAAAAATGTAATCAAAAGGCAGGATGTCATCTATG AGCTCATCCAGACCGAGGTGCATCACATGCGAACACTTCGCATCATGGAGCGCATCTTCCAGCAGGGCATACTGGAGGAGCTTCAGCTGGACCCCGTTTCTGTCCAGGTCTTGTTCCCCTGCTTGGAACAGTTGATCAGCATTCACTCCCACTTCCTGAAACAACTTCTGTCCCGCCGCAAGAGCTGCTTGCAGAACGATTCAAGTTGCAACTTTATCATCAGCcgccttggagacctgctgctggagcag TTTTCAGGTCAGTGTGCAATTGATATGAAGAAGACCTACGCTGAGTATTGTAGCCGCCATTTGAAGGCTGTGAAATTGTACAAGGAACTAATGGCCAGAGACAAGAGGTTTCAGAACTTTGTTCGG CGAGTGACTCGGGAACCTTGGCTTCGCTGCCATGGTTTTCAAGAATGCATCTTGCTGGTGACACAGAGAATTTCCAAGTATCCAGTGCTCATTCAACGGATACTGGATAACACCTCAG atgatgaagaagaagaactttgTCTGACCCAGGCTCTAGCCAGTGTACGAGAACTTCTGAGTGACATTGACCAGCAG ataGAGGTTTTAGAGAAGACACAGCGCATGCAGGAAATTCAATCCAAACTGGATCAGAGAGCTGAAGTCCGGGTAAGAGATGGGGGTCTCTTTCGGCCTGGAGAGCTGCTACGACGTAAACTTGTCCATGAAGGAACAATGTTCTGGAAGACGTCCGGATCCAGATCCAAAG AAGTGCATGTCTTGCTGATGAATGACATTCTGGTGTTTCTGCTGGAGAAGGACCACAGGTACCTCTTTCCATGCTTG GGTAAACCTCCAGTGCTGTCGCTTCAAAATCTTATCGTGAGAGATATTGCAAATCAGGAGCGCGGCATGTACCTTATCAGCGATTCTTCGCCACCTGAGATGTATGAGGTTCATGCTGTCTCCAAGGAAGACAAGAAGGTCTGGATATGCCACATCCTGCAGAGTGTCAGCAAGTATGCATTCAGCAGCACTTTTGAAGCAATACAAAGAGACGAACAATGTCTGACACAAAACTGTGGCTTCAGATGCCCATCAAGAGAGGAGTTCCCCTTCATAGAAACTGAGCAGAAGGCCTACTTGAGGAGACTCAAAG CGGACATCCAGCAGAAGGATCGGGAACTATTAGACCTATTACAGACCAGAGTGATGCTGTTCTGTGAGCTTGCCCGGATGGCAAATGGCCACGAGGATCTACAGCCACCTGTTACCCGCTACCTGTTCAGAGCCGACACTCCTCAGGCACCTCAAGCAGAAAAACTCTTGCTGAATGCAACGGCTGAAG TGGACAGACTGAGTGAGCTGCTTCTGGGTCCAAGTGGAGAGGATGTCTGTCACAATCACATGGATTCATCTAAAACTA GAAATACCGATGTCATACTCAATGGTGCTCCTGAATCTCTAAGGGACGAG GTGTGTCAGAGGCTGATGGATCTGGGAATGCAGCTCCATGCTCTGCAG GCTGCTGTCATCAAACAAGACTCAATCCTAGAGCTTCTCCTCCCCacggcagcagggggcagctcACTCAGCAGAGAAGGCAGCTGCTGGGACATAAATGTAGGAGCCACTATTGGAGAGCTCACTCTTCTGCAGAGGCAACACAGTTTGCTTCAAGATGAACTTCTAAGACTGCGAGATGCAGAGACTCGCTTTAAGGACAGTGAGAGGGCACGATCCAAGTTGGAACTTCAGGTCCAACAACTGAAG TCTGGGAGCGTCAATCACGCATCATGTGCAGACCACCAGCCACTCGACCAATCACTGAGTCCTCAGTGTGTTAGTGATGTGGAGGTGGACGTGATCTCAGAGGACGATGAGGGGACAACATCCGAAAGAACCAGTG ATTTTCAAGAGGAGATGTGA